Below is a genomic region from Gemmobacter sp. 24YEA27.
GGCGACATCGGCGCAGCACCAGATCGACCATCTGGCGGGTAAGATGTATTTCGACCATCTCTCGCCCCTGAAACGGAAAATGCTGATCGCGAAGGCGGAGAAGATCCGCAAACGCGGCTGAGGAGACGCGGATGCGGGTGATCTTCATGGGCACGCCGGAGTTTTCGGTGCCGGTGCTCGAAGCGCTTCATGCGAGCCATGAGATTGTCGGCGTCTGGTCGCAGCCGCCCCGGCCCGCCGGGCGCGGCAAAGAGCTGCGCAAAACCCCGGTCCATGCCCGGGCCGAGGCGCTTGGGTTGATGGTTCACACCCCCGAAAAGCTGCGTGCGCCCGAAGATCAGGCCGTGTTCGCGGCACTTCAGGCCGATGTGGCGGTGGTGGTGGCTTACGGGCTGATCCTGCCCCAGGCGGTGCTGGACATGCCGGCGCGGGGCTGTCTGAACATCCATGCCTCGCTTTTGCCGCGCTGGCGGGGTGCTGCGCCGATTCAGCGGGCGATCATGGCGGGGGATGCGGCGACCGGCATTTGCATCATGCAGATGGAGGCGGGGCTTGATACCGGCCCGGTTCTGTTGCGCGAGGAAACCCGGATCGGTGCGGAGGAGACGGCCTCCGATCTGCATGACCGGCTGTCCGCGTTGGGCGCCGCTGCGATGATCGCGGCGCTTGACCAGCTGGACGGGCTCGTGCCGGCGCGCCAACATGAAGAGGGCGTAAGTTACGCCGCGAAGATCGACAAGGCCGAGGCAAAGATCGACTGGACACGCCCCTGCGATGCGATCGACCGCCAGATCCGCGGTCTCTCGCCCTTTCCGGGGGCCTGGACACAGGTGGGAGCGGAACGGGTTAAGCTGCTGCGTTCCCGGATCGAAGCCGGTGCGGGAGCCCCCGGCGAGGTGCTGACCGGCTTCACCATTGCCTGTGGTGAGGGGGCGGTGACGGTGACCGAGGCGCAGCGCGAGGGCAAGAAACCGATGCCTGCCGCCGAGGTGCTCAAAGGCCTCACTTTGCCCCCCCGTCTTTAAGACCGGAGGCCAGCCACCTTTTGCAGGAAGCTGGCTCGCGGCTGACCAGGGGCCCGGTTTTCGCAGCGAAAACCGGACAAATTTCTTTTAAGAAATTTGATCCGCACCGCCGCGAGAGGGGCGTTCCACTCCCAGCCGCGGATGGAGTGCGCCTGCGATCCACCAGCAGCCGAGAAAGCCAAGGCCCGCCACGACAAAGATCCCGGGAACTGGCGCGAAGAACAGGATGAGCCAGGCGATCCCGGGGGTCAGAATGCCCGATACATCGCGGAAACTGGCATAGACGGCTGCCATTTCAGTACGCTCAGAGGGTTTGACCGACATCAGGAAGGGCAGCCCGCCGACGACATCCAGTGTCACGAAGCAAAAGCTTGCCGCGAGGCAAAGTGCAACCGCGATCCAGGGCAGGACCGACAGCATCGCCGCCGCCAGCATGAGGCCGCCGCCCGCCAGAAAAGCCAGCCGCACCGAGCGGCGCACCGAGAACCGGCGCGCGGCGCGGTTGATGGCCGGCGCGAGGAACAGGAACGTGTTCGAGACCGATAATACGATGCCGCCGGTCTTGTCGCTCAGACCCGACTGGACGCAATAGATCGGCAGATAGACGATATAGACCCACCAGCCGCAGGACCGCATCACCGCGAAGGTCCAGCCCGCGATCAGCCTTGGCTGGCGCAGAAAGCGCGACAGAAACCCCAGCGGGTTGACCGCCGGCCGGCGCGCCCGCGAGATCTGGCGGCCATTACCCAGCCTCAGCCACCAGAAGACCCCGATCAGCACCAGCGCAAAAAAGCCCGAGAGCAGGAAGGGCGCCGGCGCCCATTGGTGATGAAGCCAGACCCCCAGCACCGGCCCCACCGCCCAGGGGATAGCGGCATAGGCCATCTGCACCCCCTGACTGTGACCCAGCCGGGTGCGTTCGACATAATCCAGCACATAGGCGTTGAGACAGATGAACACCGTCGCCGTCGCCATCGCATTGCAGATCAGCGCGAGCGAGATCGTCAGCGGCGTGCCGCAGACCGCCAGCGCGGTGCCGACAAGATACAGCACCGCCCCCCCGGTATAAGTCCAGCGGCGCGGCAGGAAACGGGTCACCCCCGGCACCATCAGCCCACAAAACAGCGCGACAAACCCCGCCGCCAGATAGGCGACCGAGGTCTTCTGCGCGTCGCCAAGGCTCTGATAGACCGCCAGGGGCATGGCCGAGACCAGCATACCGCGGACAGCGGCCTCAAGCCCGGCAAGCAGTGCGAAATGCTCAACCTTCGGCACCGGACTGTGTTTGAGAGCAAGGGGGAGATCGTAATGGCCCATGCCGCCGACCACACTCCGAAAGAGAAGCCCGGTCTGCACCATTTGCGACAGAGCGTGTCGCGGGCATCAGGTGGCCGGTGGTGCCCCCGCCTCCGGGCGCGCCGTCCCGGCGCGGGCCAGAAGGTCGATAAGCCGGCCCCGCGCGGCGGGCAGGGCCGCCGGCATAGGCGACGCTTTGTCATCGGCGGGTCGGGGCCTGTCGTTCAGAAGCTCACGCGTCAGGAAATGCCCGGTCAGCGCGAGGCCTGGCAGGATGTCGTCCTCGCCCGGCATCCCGCCTGCTGCAAGCGAGGCGGGCAGCGGCAGGAGACGCGCCGCCCAGTCCCCCGCGCCCCGGGCCGAAACCGCCCGGCCCGTCCTGGGACTGACATAGGCCAGCCCTTCCGTTTCGCCGGTCACCGCACAGGAACTCAGATCAAGGCCATAGCCGGTCTCGGTCAGCAATCGGAGCTCCCACAAAAGATAATATGCGGGCCAGCTGGCGTTGACCGGGCCGGTCCGCGTCATCTGATCCAGAAGATCCTGGGTCTCCTGCCACAAAGTGCCATAGGCCTCGCGTTCGGGCAGGCAGAGCTGCAGCAGCGCCGTCACCGCGCCGAGGCCCTCCAGCGCGAGGCGGTCCGCCAGCACCGCCGCACGCGAGCGCAGCGGTTCGACACGAAAACTGCCCAGCTGGTCCTCAAGCCTTGCCGTCCAGGTCAGGTCGAGCTCGTTGCCGGGTTGCAAATGCGCCGCGAGGCGCCGGGATGCGCCGCCCCTGACCAGCCCGGAACACCGGCCATGTTCACGCGCGAAGACGGTGAGAATGGCGGATGTTTCGCCATGCGGTCGTGCCGCCAGAACCAGGGCCTGATCATGCCATTCCATCATCGCCAGAGTTTCGCCTGTGGCCGGTCCGGGGACAAGAGGGAGCGACGCCCCTGTCCGCTGATGCAGACTGACCCGGTACAGTCAACGGCAGACAAAGAGACGCTCCTGTGATGTTTCCGGTCTCTGAGCATTTCCGGTGGAAGGCAGGTCCAGAGGCACTGTAGTGAACCTGCGGCGCAGCTCCGCCTCAGCGTTTACGGGGAGCCCTGCCGGAGGCTTTCCCCGGAAAACAGGGGCGCAGTCTTTCGTCAGGCGCGCGGCGCCCCCATATGTTTACGGACAGCAGGGGAGGGAAGCGTGCCGTTCATCGGACTTTTGATCATCGGGGTTGCGGCCGGGTTTCTGGCCACACGGGTCATGCGGTTGCAGACAGATGTGCCGACCACAATCGCGATCGGCGTATTCGGTGCCCTGATCGGTGGTTTTGCGCTGCGGTTCCTTGTCTGGTCACTGGGCGCTGCTGCGGGATTTGTGGGTGCATTTCTGGGGGCACTGGCGCTGATCTGGGCCTGGAAGACCTGGATGCGGTAATGGGCGGGCGCCGGATCTCATCCGAGCCGTTTCACCAGATCTTTCAGTCGCAGATCCCCGATCCCCCAGATGAGTTTGCCCTGCCAGGCGGCAAACAGGATCTGTGCCGCCTGACGCGCTTTCTCGCCCTGGCCGATCCGCAAAGCCAGCTGCATCTCTACCTGGCAGCGCCAGGCTGTGGCGGCCTCCAGGGCCGCAGTGTCGCGCTGGCTCAGCAGGATGAGGCCGGCGATATGGACGGAACCACCCTCAGATCCATCCTCCAGCGCTTTCAGAAGCGCCTGTGGCCCTTTGCCCTGGCTGGCCTGATCTGCCGCCCCGAGCCGGGCACCTATTTCCTCCCAGCCATTTCGCGCCGCCGCGCCTGCAGACCCTCGACCGAGCCAAAGCGCTGCGCCAGTGTTGATGCTGCTAGACCTGTCGCGCGCGACAGATTGCCAAAACTGATCGCCTTTTCGCCCCCCGTGGCAAAGAGCTGGCGGTCGCTTTCAGGACTTCGGCGTCAGAGAGGATCTTGCGGCGTGGCATGGGCCCAGCCTGCGCGAGGCAGAGGCCGCATTCAAGCCTTTTCCTGTGACCCTTTTGCGGCGGTTTTGTAAGGTGCCATACCTGCACGGGCCAGTTCATCCGCGCGCTCATTCCGGGATGGCCGGCATGGCCCTTGATCCATTGCCAGGTCACCTGATGCCGGTCTGCGCCTGTTCCAGCCTTTGCCAGAGATCGGCATTCTTCACCGGCTTTTTATCGGCGGTCTTCCAGCCATTCCGTTTCCAGCCATGGATCCAGCTGGTCACACCGTTTTTCACATAGGCGCTGTCGGTGACCACGGTCAGCGTCGAGGGCCGGGTCAGGCTTTCCAGCGCGTGGATCGCCGCCAGCAGTTCCATCCGGTTATTGGTGGTATCCGCTTCGCCGCCAGACAGCGTGCGCTCTTTCAGCACGGTGTCACCATCGCGTGCGATCAGCAAAGCACCCCAGCCGCCGGGGCCAGGATTTCCGGAGCAGGCTCCGTCGGTATAGGCGAAAAGATCAGGCATGGCCGGGTGATGTCATGGCGCGCGCTCCAGCGCAAGCCGGGCGCCGAGCGCAGCGAAAGATGCCGCAAAGACGCGCCTGACCCAGGTCATCAGGCGCGCGGAAGACAGAAGGCGCGAGCGACCGGTCGCACCCAGGATCACGTAGAGAAGGAAGGTGGCGAAGGTCATGGCCGTGAAACCAGAGCCGAGTATGACCAGATCCGCCAGCCCGGCCTCTTTCGGCAGGAATTGCGGAATGAAGGCGAGGAAGAACAAAGGCAGTTTCGGGTTCAGCAGATTGAGCAGGATCCCGCGCCAGACGAGTCGCGCGGGCGTGATCGCCATCCCGCCGCCCGATTGCAGCACCGCCCAGGCCATCCACAGCAGATAGGCGACGCCGGCATATTTGAGCGCCTGAAACAGCAGGGCCGAGCTGTGCAGCACCGCCGCCAGCCCCGCCATCGCGACGATCATATGGAAGACCGTTGCAAGCGTGCAGCCCACCGTCGCCCAGATCCCGGCCCGCGCGCCGCCGCCCAGCGTCACCGACAGCGTATAGACCACCCCGATCCCCGGCGTGATGCAGACGATAAACGCGGTCAGCAGGAATTCCGGGCTCAGGATCGCCATGGCCAGCCTTTAAGCTGCGGGCACACGCAGGATGCGCGGCACCTTGAACTCGATATTCTCGACGGCGGTTTCGACCAGCTCGACGGTGACCTCAAAGCGGTCACGGACGGCGTCGATCACCTCATTGATCAGAACTTCGGGCGCGGAGGCGCCGGCAGTGACGCCGAGCGCGGTGATCCCCTCCAGCGCGCGCCAGTCGATATCCCCGGCGCGCTGTACCAGTTGCGCATAGGAACAGCCGGCGGCGCGGCCAACCTCGACGAGGCGTTTCGAGTTTGACGAATTCGGCGCGCCAACGACCAGCAAAGCGTCGATCTTTGGCGCGATCGCCTTCACCGCCGCCTGACGGTTGGTGGTGGCGTAGCAGATATCCTCATGGCCGGGGCCGGTGATGGCGGGGAAACGGGCGCGCAACGCCTCGACAATCTCTGCCGTGTCATCGACGGAAAGCGTGGTCTGGGTGGCGAAGGCGAGCTTCGTCTCGTCACGCACGCTCAGGCCCGCCACGTCTTCGGGTGTCTCGACCAGCAGCACCTCGCCCTGGGGCAGCTGGCCCATGGTGCCGACGGTTTCAGGGTGGCCCTCATGGCCGATATAGATCAGCTGGAGGCCGTTGGTGTGGTGGCGCGCGGCCTCGCTATGGACCTTTGTGACCAGCGGGCAGGTGGCATCCACCGCGATCATCTGGCGGCTCGTCGCCTCGGCCGGCACCGATTTCGGCACGCCATGCGCGGAAAACACCACCGGCCGGTCATCGGGGCATTCGCTCAGCTCTTCGACAAAAACCGCGCCTTTCGCGCGCAGCCCGTCGACCACATAGCGGTTATGGACGATCTCATGGCGGACATAGACCGGCGCGCCCCATTTCTGCAGCGCCATCTCGACGATCTGGATCGCCCGGTCGACACCGGCGCAGAAACCGCGCGGCGCGGCAAGATAGAGCATCAGAGGCGGGCGCGTGGTCATGGGCATTTCCGGATATGGCACAGCGGACTGGTCTGCGGACTGGCTTGGTTGAGAGGTAATGTCAAAGCGTCCCCGGGTCCAGTGCCGCAAGCCCCCGCAGGCGCTCAGTTGCCCGAATAAACCTCAGAGGAAAACGCCGGAAAATCTGTCGAACACCCCGGCCCCAATCAGCGCGAGCACCGCATAGCGGGCGGTTTTTGCGATGGTCACCAAAGCGAGGAACAGCAGCGGATGGACCCGCATCAGCCCGGCAAGCGCCACGATCAGATCACCGCCCGGCGCCCAGCTGAGCAGCAGGGACCACAATCCCCAGCGGGAGAACCAGGCGCGGGCGCGGATCAGCCCCTGATCGCTGAAGGGGAACCAGCGGCTGCCGCGCAGGCGCTCGCCCTGCAGGCCACACCAATAGGTGACGCAGGAGCCGAGGATATTTGCAACAGAGGCCACCAGCACCAGGAGAACCGGCCCATGCCCCGCACCTTGCAGGGCAATGAAGACCAGTTCGGAATTCATCGGCAGCGGCGTGGCCGCGATAAAGGCCGCCAGCGCGAGGCCGACCAGACCCAGGGTCATCAGAAAATCCATAGGGCGCGCTTCTGGAGAGAAGCGCGCCCTATGGCAAGTGTCAAACGCCCGGTATGGCGGCGCTTTTCTTGCATTCCCCCGAGGGCTCAGGTCGGGGAAAAGCAGAACAGGGCCGGATGCGGGCCAGGTCAGTGTGGCGGTTCAGCGCGCGCCGACAGTGACCTCTTCGCCATCAGCGGGGCGCGGTTCGCGCGGCGGACGACCGATCACATCGCGCAGCTCGTCGAGCTCGATGAAATTGTCCGCCTGACGGCGCAATTCATCCGAGATCATCGGCGGCTGGCTGCGAATGGTCGAGACGACCGAGACGCGGACGCCCTGGCGCTGGAGGCTTTCGACCAGCGGCCGGAAATCCCCGTCCCCCGAGAAGAGCACGATATGATCCAGTCGCGCCGCGAGTTCCATCGCGTCGACGGCCAGTTCGATATCCATATTGCCCTTCACCTTTCGGCGGCCCTGGCTGTCCGTATATTCCCGCGCCGGTTTGGTCCGCATGGTAAAGCCGTTATAGTGCAGCCAGTCCACCAGCGGACGTATCGGCGAGTATTCCTCGTTTTCCAGAAGTGCCGTGTAGTAAAATGCTCGCAGCAGCTTGCCCCGACGCATGAATTCCATACGCAGAAGCTTGTAGTCGATGTCGAACCCAAGCGCCTTTGCAGCCGCGTAAAGGTTCGATCCGTCGATGAACAGCGCGAGCCGTTCGTCTTTGTAAAACATTCTCATTCCCCTCGA
It encodes:
- the fmt gene encoding methionyl-tRNA formyltransferase, producing MRVIFMGTPEFSVPVLEALHASHEIVGVWSQPPRPAGRGKELRKTPVHARAEALGLMVHTPEKLRAPEDQAVFAALQADVAVVVAYGLILPQAVLDMPARGCLNIHASLLPRWRGAAPIQRAIMAGDAATGICIMQMEAGLDTGPVLLREETRIGAEETASDLHDRLSALGAAAMIAALDQLDGLVPARQHEEGVSYAAKIDKAEAKIDWTRPCDAIDRQIRGLSPFPGAWTQVGAERVKLLRSRIEAGAGAPGEVLTGFTIACGEGAVTVTEAQREGKKPMPAAEVLKGLTLPPRL
- a CDS encoding MFS transporter, whose translation is MPKVEHFALLAGLEAAVRGMLVSAMPLAVYQSLGDAQKTSVAYLAAGFVALFCGLMVPGVTRFLPRRWTYTGGAVLYLVGTALAVCGTPLTISLALICNAMATATVFICLNAYVLDYVERTRLGHSQGVQMAYAAIPWAVGPVLGVWLHHQWAPAPFLLSGFFALVLIGVFWWLRLGNGRQISRARRPAVNPLGFLSRFLRQPRLIAGWTFAVMRSCGWWVYIVYLPIYCVQSGLSDKTGGIVLSVSNTFLFLAPAINRAARRFSVRRSVRLAFLAGGGLMLAAAMLSVLPWIAVALCLAASFCFVTLDVVGGLPFLMSVKPSERTEMAAVYASFRDVSGILTPGIAWLILFFAPVPGIFVVAGLGFLGCWWIAGALHPRLGVERPSRGGADQIS
- the recO gene encoding DNA repair protein RecO, producing MMEWHDQALVLAARPHGETSAILTVFAREHGRCSGLVRGGASRRLAAHLQPGNELDLTWTARLEDQLGSFRVEPLRSRAAVLADRLALEGLGAVTALLQLCLPEREAYGTLWQETQDLLDQMTRTGPVNASWPAYYLLWELRLLTETGYGLDLSSCAVTGETEGLAYVSPRTGRAVSARGAGDWAARLLPLPASLAAGGMPGEDDILPGLALTGHFLTRELLNDRPRPADDKASPMPAALPAARGRLIDLLARAGTARPEAGAPPAT
- a CDS encoding GlsB/YeaQ/YmgE family stress response membrane protein; amino-acid sequence: MPFIGLLIIGVAAGFLATRVMRLQTDVPTTIAIGVFGALIGGFALRFLVWSLGAAAGFVGAFLGALALIWAWKTWMR
- a CDS encoding LysE family translocator, which codes for MSPEFLLTAFIVCITPGIGVVYTLSVTLGGGARAGIWATVGCTLATVFHMIVAMAGLAAVLHSSALLFQALKYAGVAYLLWMAWAVLQSGGGMAITPARLVWRGILLNLLNPKLPLFFLAFIPQFLPKEAGLADLVILGSGFTAMTFATFLLYVILGATGRSRLLSSARLMTWVRRVFAASFAALGARLALERAP
- the ispH gene encoding 4-hydroxy-3-methylbut-2-enyl diphosphate reductase is translated as MPMTTRPPLMLYLAAPRGFCAGVDRAIQIVEMALQKWGAPVYVRHEIVHNRYVVDGLRAKGAVFVEELSECPDDRPVVFSAHGVPKSVPAEATSRQMIAVDATCPLVTKVHSEAARHHTNGLQLIYIGHEGHPETVGTMGQLPQGEVLLVETPEDVAGLSVRDETKLAFATQTTLSVDDTAEIVEALRARFPAITGPGHEDICYATTNRQAAVKAIAPKIDALLVVGAPNSSNSKRLVEVGRAAGCSYAQLVQRAGDIDWRALEGITALGVTAGASAPEVLINEVIDAVRDRFEVTVELVETAVENIEFKVPRILRVPAA
- a CDS encoding YqaA family protein, yielding MTLGLVGLALAAFIAATPLPMNSELVFIALQGAGHGPVLLVLVASVANILGSCVTYWCGLQGERLRGSRWFPFSDQGLIRARAWFSRWGLWSLLLSWAPGGDLIVALAGLMRVHPLLFLALVTIAKTARYAVLALIGAGVFDRFSGVFL
- a CDS encoding NYN domain-containing protein: MFYKDERLALFIDGSNLYAAAKALGFDIDYKLLRMEFMRRGKLLRAFYYTALLENEEYSPIRPLVDWLHYNGFTMRTKPAREYTDSQGRRKVKGNMDIELAVDAMELAARLDHIVLFSGDGDFRPLVESLQRQGVRVSVVSTIRSQPPMISDELRRQADNFIELDELRDVIGRPPREPRPADGEEVTVGAR